The Roseicyclus marinus genome has a segment encoding these proteins:
- a CDS encoding recombinase family protein, with protein sequence MKDVAAKPARRLRCAIYTRKSSEEGLDQEFNSLHAQREACEAYIASQKSEGWALVRDQYDDGGISGGTLERPALQRLLADIEDGLVDVVVVYKIDRLSRSLMDFSKLVEVFDRNSVTFVSVTQSFNTTTSMGRLTLNILLSFAQFEREVTAERIRDKVKASRMKGMWMGGPVPFGYDVRDRKLVVNPDEAAKVRMVFERFVEVGSATVLARDLRRDGFRNKQGTLINKGYLYRLLNNRVYRGEAVHKGVAYPGEHEAIVDARLWDQVHDIMGESPRKRANNSRTQTPALLKGLLFTATGAAMTPSSTKKATRRYRYYVSMDLLKNRETPEDGIPRRLPADTAETAVITEIRRVLRTPETTAQVIAALDREDIPEADAIDALQQFPKLWDQLFPGEQARIIQLLVRRVTVTDEGLVIDLRTDGIAGVMREMMTPRPLEAAE encoded by the coding sequence ATGAAAGACGTGGCCGCAAAACCCGCCCGACGCCTTCGCTGTGCCATCTACACCCGCAAATCGAGCGAAGAAGGGCTCGATCAGGAGTTCAACAGCCTCCACGCCCAGCGGGAGGCATGCGAGGCTTACATCGCCAGCCAGAAGTCTGAAGGCTGGGCGCTGGTGCGCGATCAGTATGACGATGGTGGCATCTCGGGCGGCACACTAGAGCGCCCTGCCCTGCAACGACTTCTCGCCGACATTGAGGACGGGCTGGTTGATGTGGTTGTTGTTTACAAGATCGACCGTCTCAGCCGCTCACTGATGGACTTTTCCAAGCTGGTCGAAGTCTTCGACAGGAACAGCGTGACTTTTGTTTCCGTCACCCAGTCCTTCAACACGACCACATCGATGGGGCGATTGACGCTGAACATCTTGCTCAGCTTCGCCCAGTTCGAGCGTGAAGTCACCGCAGAGCGCATCCGCGACAAGGTGAAGGCCTCGCGCATGAAGGGGATGTGGATGGGCGGGCCGGTGCCATTTGGCTATGATGTCCGCGACCGCAAATTGGTGGTGAACCCAGATGAGGCCGCAAAGGTCCGTATGGTGTTCGAGCGTTTCGTCGAGGTCGGATCAGCCACGGTGCTGGCGCGGGACCTTCGCCGCGATGGCTTTCGCAATAAGCAAGGCACACTCATCAACAAGGGCTACCTCTATCGCCTGCTGAACAACCGCGTGTATCGGGGCGAAGCTGTGCATAAGGGCGTGGCATATCCCGGTGAGCACGAGGCCATCGTCGATGCGCGGCTATGGGATCAGGTTCATGACATTATGGGCGAAAGCCCACGCAAGCGGGCCAATAACAGCCGGACACAAACGCCAGCGCTGCTGAAGGGCTTGCTGTTCACTGCCACTGGCGCGGCAATGACCCCATCCAGCACCAAGAAGGCTACGCGCCGGTATCGCTACTACGTGTCTATGGACCTTCTGAAGAACCGTGAAACGCCTGAGGACGGCATCCCGCGGAGATTGCCGGCCGACACTGCTGAGACCGCCGTAATCACGGAAATTCGCCGTGTCCTGCGCACGCCGGAAACAACGGCACAGGTCATTGCCGCGCTCGACCGCGAGGACATCCCTGAAGCGGATGCCATTGACGCGCTGCAGCAGTTTCCCAAGCTTTGGGATCAGCTCTTTCCGGGCGAACAGGCCCGGATCATTCAGCTGCTCGTTCGGCGCGTCACAGTGACTGATGAAGGCCTCGTCATTGACCTGCGCACCGATGGGATAGCCGGTGTCATGCGGGAGATGATGACCCCACGCCCGCTTGAGGCCGCGGAATAA
- a CDS encoding dipeptide/oligopeptide/nickel ABC transporter permease/ATP-binding protein: MSLFLRLLFRNRLAGFGAVVLGIIVVLALLTPLLPLQPPNETNTANRFLRPLSEGHLLGTDHLGRDLLSRLLWGTRLSLAMGFAAALVAGLIGAAIGVIAGFFGGRTDNVTMRGIDMLMAFPYILLALAIVAVLGPGLFNALVAVAVVNIPFFARNIRGVTVGIAHREFVDAARLAGMGNTRILLTEIVPNIVPVVVIAMSTTIGWMILETAGLSFLGLGSQPPQADLGSMLGEARAAMITAPHTSIVPGVMILLIVMSVNLLGDGIRDALDPRLRSGALSRPMAATRVERKQRPTAQGEGLLRIEALETQFHVGPRIYRAVNEVSLELNPGECLGLIGESGSGKSVTALSVMGLVASPPGVITGGAVRLEGQDLIGAPYEVLRSLRGRKVAYIFQDPLSTLHPLYRIGDQLIEAIRVHEPVSHVEAHSRAVKLLDDVRIPNAVERARAYPHELSGGMRQRVGIAMALANDPDIIIADEPTTALDVTVQAQVLALLDELRRSRGLAILFITHDFGVVAQLCDRVAVMYGGRIVETGPTAGVLAAPAHPYSKRLIACVPELGGGRRALAAIPGLPPAVDDLPPGCAFAPRCDKAKPGCRQGNISLTGALRQVRCLFPEVTP; the protein is encoded by the coding sequence ATGAGCCTGTTCTTGCGTCTTCTGTTCCGCAACAGGCTGGCTGGTTTCGGGGCCGTCGTGTTAGGGATCATCGTGGTTCTGGCGCTGCTGACGCCCCTTCTGCCGCTGCAACCGCCGAATGAAACCAACACCGCCAACCGTTTCTTGCGCCCACTGTCTGAGGGGCATTTGCTGGGTACCGACCATCTCGGCCGCGATCTCTTATCGCGGCTTTTGTGGGGCACACGCCTATCGCTGGCGATGGGATTCGCGGCAGCGCTGGTTGCGGGGCTGATCGGCGCGGCGATCGGGGTGATCGCCGGCTTTTTTGGCGGGCGCACGGACAATGTGACTATGCGCGGCATCGATATGCTGATGGCCTTTCCCTACATCCTTCTAGCGTTGGCGATCGTCGCTGTGCTGGGGCCGGGGCTGTTCAACGCGCTGGTCGCTGTTGCTGTCGTCAACATCCCCTTTTTTGCACGCAACATCCGCGGCGTAACCGTGGGCATTGCGCATCGCGAATTTGTCGATGCCGCCCGGCTTGCAGGCATGGGCAACACCCGCATCCTGCTGACCGAAATCGTTCCGAACATCGTGCCCGTGGTGGTCATCGCTATGTCCACCACCATCGGCTGGATGATCCTGGAAACCGCGGGCTTGTCCTTCCTCGGCCTTGGCAGCCAGCCACCGCAGGCAGACCTGGGCTCGATGTTGGGCGAGGCGCGCGCGGCCATGATCACCGCGCCGCATACCTCGATTGTGCCCGGCGTGATGATCCTGTTGATCGTGATGTCGGTCAATCTGCTGGGCGACGGTATCCGCGACGCGCTTGATCCACGTCTGCGTTCCGGCGCGCTGAGCCGGCCAATGGCCGCGACGCGGGTGGAACGCAAGCAGAGGCCGACTGCGCAGGGCGAGGGTCTGCTGCGTATCGAGGCGCTGGAGACGCAATTCCACGTCGGCCCGCGCATATACCGGGCGGTCAACGAGGTGTCGCTTGAGTTGAACCCCGGCGAATGTCTGGGGCTGATCGGTGAAAGCGGCTCGGGTAAGTCGGTCACAGCGCTGTCGGTGATGGGGCTCGTTGCCTCGCCCCCCGGGGTAATCACCGGCGGTGCGGTGCGGCTGGAGGGACAGGACTTGATCGGCGCACCCTATGAGGTGCTGCGGTCCCTGCGCGGGCGCAAGGTGGCCTACATCTTTCAGGACCCGCTTTCGACCCTGCACCCGCTCTACCGCATCGGCGATCAACTGATAGAGGCGATCCGCGTGCATGAACCCGTCAGCCACGTGGAAGCCCACAGCCGCGCGGTCAAGCTGCTGGACGATGTGCGCATCCCCAACGCGGTCGAACGCGCGCGCGCCTATCCGCACGAGCTGTCGGGCGGCATGCGCCAGCGCGTCGGCATTGCCATGGCGCTGGCCAATGATCCCGACATTATCATCGCTGATGAGCCCACTACGGCGCTGGACGTCACGGTACAGGCGCAGGTTCTGGCGCTTCTGGACGAGTTGCGGCGATCCCGCGGACTGGCGATCCTGTTCATCACCCATGATTTCGGCGTGGTCGCGCAGCTTTGCGACCGGGTGGCGGTTATGTATGGTGGTCGGATCGTGGAAACCGGCCCGACGGCAGGGGTACTAGCGGCCCCCGCTCATCCCTACTCAAAACGCCTTATTGCGTGCGTGCCCGAACTGGGCGGGGGCCGTCGGGCACTTGCAGCCATACCCGGTCTGCCGCCAGCGGTCGATGACCTGCCGCCCGGCTGCGCTTTTGCGCCACGCTGCGACAAGGCCAAGCCTGGCTGCCGCCAAGGCAACATCTCGCTGACCGGGGCCCTCCGGCAGGTCCGCTGCCTGTTCCCCGAGGTCACACCATGA
- a CDS encoding ABC transporter substrate-binding protein: MAFSALTRRSFGVLTAALLATSALIAPATAQTPPGVLVVGQIAEPQSLDPHAVTAVNDFRILMNVYEGLVRYASGTLEVEPGLAESWTISEDGTVYTFSLRDGVQFHDGSALDAEAVVFNFERMLNEDHPYHNTGPFPLSFFFSAISGVEALDARTVRFTLNEPYAPFLSNLAYPTGLIVSPAAVMQHGADFGRNPSGTGPFRFAEWQSNERVVVTRNDDYWGDNAALEAVVFRPITDANTRVAEMLSGGIDVMVEVPPVALPQFRGGSYQVHEQAGPHVWFLILNALEGPFADVRVRQAANYAINREAIVRDVLEGTATVAAGPTPPAFAWAYNNDLEPYPYDPDRARALIAEAGAEGAQLTFYVTEGGSGMLDPVAMGTAIQADLAAVGFDVQIETYEWNTFLGQVNPGLQGKADMAQMAWMTNDPDTLPFLALRTAAWPDQGGFNSGYYSNPEVDALLEAARVATDQDERARLYREMQVIVQQDAPWVFVANWMQNAVTSDRVSSFSLEPSFFLLLDDVSKN, translated from the coding sequence ATGGCCTTTTCAGCACTGACCCGCCGCAGCTTTGGGGTTCTGACAGCCGCGCTTTTGGCCACTTCTGCGCTTATCGCTCCAGCTACTGCCCAAACCCCGCCGGGTGTTTTGGTCGTAGGCCAGATTGCCGAGCCGCAATCGCTGGACCCACATGCTGTGACTGCCGTCAACGATTTCCGTATCCTGATGAACGTCTACGAGGGGTTGGTGCGTTATGCCTCGGGCACGCTTGAGGTTGAGCCTGGGCTTGCCGAGTCTTGGACAATTTCCGAGGATGGAACCGTCTACACCTTTAGCCTGCGCGACGGCGTACAGTTCCATGACGGCAGCGCGCTTGATGCCGAGGCCGTGGTCTTCAACTTCGAGCGCATGTTGAACGAGGATCACCCTTACCATAACACCGGCCCCTTCCCGCTATCGTTCTTCTTCAGCGCGATCTCCGGGGTCGAGGCACTGGACGCTCGCACCGTGCGCTTCACGCTGAACGAGCCTTATGCGCCTTTCTTGTCAAACTTGGCTTATCCTACCGGCCTGATTGTCTCGCCTGCGGCCGTTATGCAGCACGGTGCTGATTTCGGTCGTAACCCCTCGGGCACCGGCCCCTTCCGCTTCGCCGAATGGCAGTCAAACGAACGCGTCGTTGTGACCCGTAACGACGACTATTGGGGCGATAACGCTGCGCTTGAGGCTGTAGTCTTCCGCCCGATCACCGATGCCAACACGCGTGTGGCTGAGATGCTGTCGGGCGGTATCGACGTAATGGTCGAAGTTCCGCCGGTCGCACTGCCGCAGTTCCGGGGTGGGAGTTACCAGGTCCACGAACAGGCCGGCCCGCATGTCTGGTTCCTGATACTGAACGCGCTAGAAGGCCCGTTCGCCGATGTCCGCGTCCGTCAGGCGGCGAACTACGCGATCAATCGTGAGGCGATCGTGCGCGACGTTCTTGAAGGGACTGCGACTGTAGCCGCCGGCCCGACGCCGCCGGCCTTCGCCTGGGCCTATAACAACGATCTGGAACCCTATCCCTACGATCCCGATCGCGCCCGCGCGCTGATCGCCGAGGCGGGGGCCGAGGGAGCGCAGTTGACTTTCTATGTCACTGAAGGCGGGTCGGGTATGCTTGATCCCGTCGCAATGGGTACGGCGATCCAGGCCGATCTGGCCGCTGTCGGGTTTGACGTCCAGATCGAGACTTACGAATGGAACACCTTCCTTGGTCAGGTGAACCCCGGACTTCAGGGCAAGGCAGACATGGCTCAGATGGCGTGGATGACTAATGACCCCGACACGCTGCCCTTCCTAGCGCTGCGGACCGCCGCCTGGCCGGATCAAGGAGGCTTCAATTCGGGCTACTATTCGAATCCCGAGGTCGACGCCCTGCTCGAAGCCGCACGCGTGGCCACCGACCAGGACGAGCGGGCGCGGCTCTACCGCGAGATGCAGGTCATCGTGCAGCAGGATGCGCCCTGGGTCTTCGTGGCGAACTGGATGCAGAACGCCGTTACCTCGGACCGCGTGTCGAGCTTCTCGCTCGAGCCATCCTTCTTCCTGCTGCTGGACGACGTAAGCAAGAACTGA
- a CDS encoding DUF2924 domain-containing protein: MTTDEPILARLAALKAMSVNELKAEWQALYDAPAPNNSRTFLESRLAYRIQELTYGGPDRQTRRLLDLLADEVEGTLTRKAQIADPRNPVVGTKLIREWNGVAHTVTVLREGFDWDGRRYKSLSAVARAITGTRWNGYRFFGLRAATRGEA; this comes from the coding sequence ATGACCACAGATGAACCCATCTTGGCGCGTCTGGCCGCTTTGAAGGCCATGTCTGTCAATGAGCTAAAGGCTGAATGGCAGGCGCTCTACGATGCGCCAGCGCCGAACAATAGCCGTACGTTTCTGGAAAGCCGTCTGGCCTATCGCATCCAGGAACTGACCTATGGCGGCCCCGACAGGCAAACGCGCCGCTTGCTGGACCTTCTGGCCGACGAAGTCGAGGGCACGCTGACGCGCAAAGCGCAGATTGCCGATCCCCGAAACCCCGTGGTGGGCACCAAGCTCATCCGCGAATGGAATGGCGTCGCCCACACGGTTACCGTTCTCAGGGAGGGCTTCGACTGGGATGGTCGGCGCTACAAGTCGCTGTCTGCGGTGGCGCGAGCCATCACGGGCACGCGCTGGAACGGCTATCGGTTCTTTGGGCTACGGGCCGCCACGCGAGGTGAGGCATGA
- a CDS encoding FadR/GntR family transcriptional regulator: protein MPPATTPESSERLSRPQQVAEEIKSWVMANGWEPGHRLPSELELIARFGMAKGTIREAIRILEAQGLVKSRTGPGGGVFVHQVSEERATALLGNYFFFQHLTIDDIYQIREALEPELAARLAGRLTETQLAALEDVMTSYSEPARTPEEEREQHISSLRFHALLAEMSGNPLLRFLIRFTANMLAEITVSRRLYAQPNRELWSTGREYQSRLVAAMRAGDEDAARQILSSHMKNAHRLMLLQETVLTQRFLPENEII from the coding sequence TTGCCGCCTGCCACCACCCCGGAGAGTTCTGAACGCCTATCGCGACCACAACAGGTTGCCGAGGAAATCAAGTCCTGGGTGATGGCGAACGGCTGGGAGCCCGGTCATCGTCTGCCGTCGGAACTGGAGCTGATCGCGCGGTTCGGGATGGCCAAAGGCACGATCCGCGAAGCGATCCGCATTCTGGAAGCGCAGGGGCTGGTCAAGTCGCGCACCGGGCCGGGTGGTGGCGTGTTCGTCCATCAGGTTTCGGAAGAGCGGGCAACAGCGCTTCTGGGCAACTACTTCTTCTTCCAGCATCTGACGATCGACGACATCTACCAGATACGCGAGGCACTTGAGCCGGAACTGGCCGCCAGGCTGGCGGGGCGGTTGACCGAGACCCAGCTTGCGGCGCTGGAAGATGTTATGACCTCGTATTCGGAACCTGCGCGCACGCCAGAAGAAGAGCGCGAACAGCATATCTCGTCGCTGCGCTTCCATGCCCTGCTGGCTGAAATGTCTGGCAATCCGCTCCTACGGTTTCTGATCCGGTTCACCGCCAACATGCTGGCCGAAATCACGGTTTCCCGCCGTCTCTACGCCCAGCCCAACCGGGAGCTCTGGTCAACTGGGCGCGAATATCAGTCGCGCCTAGTAGCGGCTATGCGCGCAGGGGATGAGGATGCAGCGCGGCAGATCCTTTCTTCGCACATGAAGAATGCCCATCGTCTGATGCTGTTGCAGGAAACCGTCCTTACCCAACGATTTCTGCCCGAGAATGAGATCATCTGA
- a CDS encoding ABC transporter ATP-binding protein, translated as MTAALKITDLTRTFAIGKRLFGPPKARVHAVNPMSFEVRAGETLGIVGESGCGKSTLARMLVGLLPPTSGQIEIEGRALDRADPAAFGRLIQYVFQDPVSSLNPRKTIRQIIEAPLRNLHGLHGPALDTRIAELFEAVNLRPEFLSRYPHEFSGGQAQRIGIARALAASPRILILDEPVSALDVSVQAQVLNLLAELKARLNLTYLFISHDLAVVEAVSDRIAVLYFGSLVETGPAEKVFAAPRHPYTKLLADSAPVVGRPLGGAQSGELPDPLNPPSGCAFAGRCPRVSDICRAEVPKLRRIEGDQFAACHHPGEF; from the coding sequence ATGACCGCTGCCCTGAAGATCACCGATCTGACCCGGACCTTCGCGATCGGCAAGCGCCTGTTCGGCCCGCCCAAGGCCCGCGTCCATGCCGTGAACCCCATGAGCTTCGAGGTCCGCGCGGGCGAGACGTTGGGGATCGTCGGCGAATCCGGTTGCGGCAAGTCCACACTGGCGCGGATGCTGGTCGGCCTGCTGCCACCCACATCGGGCCAGATCGAGATCGAGGGCCGCGCGCTAGACCGCGCCGACCCCGCCGCCTTTGGCCGGCTGATCCAGTATGTGTTTCAGGATCCGGTCTCCAGCCTGAACCCGCGCAAGACGATCCGGCAGATCATCGAGGCCCCTTTGCGCAACCTGCACGGGCTGCATGGGCCGGCGCTGGACACGCGGATTGCCGAGTTGTTCGAGGCGGTGAACCTTCGCCCCGAATTCCTGTCGCGCTACCCGCATGAGTTTTCCGGCGGGCAGGCGCAGCGCATTGGCATAGCCCGGGCGCTTGCAGCCAGCCCGCGCATCCTGATCCTGGACGAGCCCGTCTCGGCGCTGGATGTCTCGGTGCAGGCGCAGGTGTTGAACCTGCTGGCCGAGCTCAAGGCACGGCTGAACCTGACCTATCTGTTCATCAGCCACGATCTGGCTGTGGTCGAGGCCGTCAGCGACCGGATAGCCGTGCTCTATTTCGGGTCATTGGTTGAGACCGGCCCCGCCGAAAAAGTCTTTGCGGCCCCGCGCCATCCCTATACGAAGCTCTTGGCGGACTCGGCACCTGTCGTCGGCCGTCCCCTCGGTGGGGCGCAGTCAGGCGAATTGCCCGATCCGCTGAACCCGCCCTCGGGCTGCGCGTTTGCAGGGCGATGCCCGCGCGTGTCCGATATATGCCGCGCCGAAGTGCCAAAACTGCGGCGGATCGAAGGAGACCAGTTTGCCGCCTGCCACCACCCCGGAGAGTTCTGA
- a CDS encoding tyrosine-type recombinase/integrase — translation MSVDLLPVLRPARIPWNKGRIIGQKRPLLPRHVWSIRVRLEMAGNTRDLALFNMAVDSKLRGCDLVSLRVPDVFAAGRVKERTSMIQSKTGKLVRFEITETTRLSLERWISDPEMIGLDFLWPSRIHGSPHVSTRQYARIVRGWVMSLGLEPSAYGTHSMRRTKVAQIYKKTGNLRAVQLRLGHTRMDSTVRYLGVDIEDALSLSDSIDL, via the coding sequence ATGTCCGTCGATCTTCTTCCCGTCCTGCGTCCTGCTCGAATTCCCTGGAACAAGGGCCGCATCATCGGCCAGAAACGCCCGCTCCTGCCGCGGCATGTCTGGTCCATCAGGGTCCGCCTCGAAATGGCAGGCAACACGCGGGACCTCGCGCTGTTCAATATGGCCGTCGACAGCAAACTACGCGGTTGCGATCTCGTCAGCCTAAGGGTGCCCGATGTCTTTGCCGCCGGGCGCGTCAAGGAGCGGACCTCGATGATCCAGAGCAAGACCGGCAAGCTGGTTCGGTTCGAGATCACCGAGACCACTAGGTTGTCCCTAGAGCGCTGGATATCCGACCCGGAGATGATCGGCCTCGACTTCCTGTGGCCCAGCCGGATTCACGGCAGCCCGCACGTGTCGACACGGCAGTATGCCCGGATCGTCCGGGGGTGGGTGATGTCGCTCGGCCTCGAGCCGAGCGCCTACGGCACGCATTCCATGCGACGGACCAAGGTCGCACAGATCTACAAGAAGACCGGCAACCTGCGCGCGGTCCAGTTGCGGCTGGGGCATACGAGGATGGACAGCACGGTGCGCTACCTCGGTGTCGACATCGAGGACGCTTTGTCCCTGTCGGACAGCATCGACCTCTGA
- a CDS encoding ABC transporter permease: protein MGGYILKRLLSAVPVLLGITVIVFLIMAMIPGDPATAILGSYATPENVERLNRQLGLDRPLWQQYFIWLGNLLQGDFGRSFALNRPVLDEILDRFSATLILAGTAFVLCSLLGIAAGVVSAARQYGLADKAITFVVILGISVPSFFLGMMMILLFAVQLRWLPASGMYSIWGGGDLHDLIRHLTMPALALAVVATGVIARLSRGAMLEVLRQDFIRTARAKGVHERSVIWRHALRAAMVGIIPVLGIQAGFVLSGAVYIEMVFQWPGVGRMLVDAILKRDILLVQGGVVFIAACYVGFNILVDVAQAWLDPRIKT from the coding sequence ATGGGTGGCTATATCCTGAAACGGCTGCTGTCGGCGGTGCCTGTCTTGCTCGGCATCACGGTGATCGTGTTCCTGATCATGGCGATGATCCCCGGGGATCCGGCTACCGCGATTTTGGGGTCCTATGCCACGCCCGAGAATGTCGAGCGGTTGAACCGCCAGCTTGGCCTCGACCGGCCGCTATGGCAGCAGTATTTCATTTGGCTGGGTAATTTGCTGCAGGGTGATTTCGGGCGATCCTTTGCGCTGAACCGCCCCGTTCTCGATGAAATCCTCGACCGGTTCTCCGCAACCCTGATCCTGGCCGGAACCGCCTTCGTGCTGTGCTCGCTACTGGGGATAGCGGCGGGTGTCGTCTCGGCGGCGCGGCAATACGGGCTAGCGGACAAGGCGATCACCTTTGTAGTCATCCTGGGCATTTCGGTGCCGTCCTTCTTTCTGGGCATGATGATGATTTTGCTTTTTGCCGTGCAGCTGCGCTGGTTACCGGCCTCGGGGATGTATTCGATCTGGGGCGGGGGCGATCTGCACGACCTGATACGCCATCTGACGATGCCGGCGCTGGCGCTGGCGGTGGTGGCAACCGGGGTCATCGCGCGGCTGTCGCGCGGCGCCATGCTGGAGGTGCTGCGGCAGGATTTCATCCGCACTGCCCGCGCCAAGGGTGTACACGAGCGAAGCGTGATCTGGCGCCATGCCCTGCGCGCAGCGATGGTGGGGATCATCCCGGTGCTCGGGATTCAGGCGGGGTTCGTGCTGTCCGGCGCGGTCTATATCGAGATGGTGTTCCAGTGGCCCGGGGTGGGCCGGATGCTGGTCGATGCGATCCTGAAACGCGATATCCTGCTGGTGCAGGGCGGCGTTGTGTTCATCGCCGCCTGCTATGTTGGGTTCAACATCCTGGTGGACGTGGCGCAGGCCTGGCTCGACCCCCGGATTAAGACATAA
- a CDS encoding M20 family metallo-hydrolase produces the protein MPETDWGALARHWLDRLAACSELGPGVTRLPFTPEHRAALAVLTELMEQAGLAVRLDDAGTLIGRLAGPVGAPALLMGSHQDSVREGGAYDGIMGVVLPVLALTKLRQESVTLPFTVEIMAFADEEGVRFPTALMGPRVLTGTFDMAALNMRDRDGITLRRAMEDFGLNPDTLPGLKLDPAQVLGWVEIHLEQGPVLEAATQDIGIVTSICGIERHMVTLTGQAAHAGTMPMQLRCDALAGAAELTLAVETLARKTKSLLATVGALQVRPGVVNAIPGEVAMTLEIRAPDDTTREEAGAALTQAARDIARRRGLGLDISRSYAQPATPCSPGLIERLSQAVETGNRKGARLMASGATHDTSAMASLCPVGMVFTACRDGVSHHPDEHVVDGAMLSGILTLERFLRQFQQADPAALESANQSLHSRKP, from the coding sequence ATGCCTGAGACGGATTGGGGTGCGCTCGCCCGGCATTGGCTGGACCGACTGGCTGCCTGTTCAGAACTTGGCCCCGGCGTAACGCGCCTACCATTTACACCTGAACATCGCGCGGCGCTTGCAGTGCTGACCGAGTTAATGGAACAGGCCGGGCTTGCCGTTCGCCTGGATGATGCGGGCACGCTGATCGGTCGGCTGGCTGGACCCGTGGGTGCGCCTGCGCTCTTGATGGGGTCGCATCAGGATTCGGTACGCGAGGGCGGCGCCTATGACGGGATCATGGGTGTCGTTCTGCCGGTCCTTGCGCTGACGAAGCTGCGGCAGGAAAGCGTAACCTTGCCGTTCACGGTCGAGATTATGGCGTTCGCGGACGAGGAAGGCGTGCGATTTCCGACAGCCCTGATGGGACCCCGCGTCCTGACCGGAACATTCGACATGGCCGCGCTGAACATGCGCGACCGCGATGGCATCACCCTGCGACGTGCGATGGAGGACTTTGGGCTGAACCCCGATACCCTGCCAGGGTTGAAGCTTGATCCCGCGCAGGTTTTGGGCTGGGTCGAAATTCATCTGGAACAGGGCCCTGTTCTGGAGGCGGCGACCCAGGATATCGGCATTGTCACTAGCATCTGCGGCATCGAGCGGCACATGGTCACGCTGACCGGCCAGGCTGCGCATGCGGGCACAATGCCGATGCAACTGCGCTGCGATGCGCTGGCCGGGGCAGCAGAACTGACCCTGGCCGTCGAAACTCTGGCGCGAAAAACCAAAAGCCTGCTGGCGACAGTTGGTGCCTTGCAGGTTCGCCCCGGCGTGGTGAATGCCATCCCGGGCGAGGTGGCGATGACCCTGGAGATCCGCGCCCCCGATGATACCACACGCGAGGAGGCCGGGGCGGCACTGACGCAAGCCGCCCGTGACATCGCGCGCCGTCGGGGTCTGGGGCTGGACATCTCACGCAGCTATGCCCAGCCGGCGACGCCCTGTTCACCGGGGCTGATCGAACGTCTGTCGCAGGCTGTCGAGACCGGCAATCGTAAGGGGGCCAGACTCATGGCCTCTGGCGCCACACATGATACCTCGGCCATGGCCTCACTTTGCCCCGTCGGCATGGTGTTTACCGCCTGTCGGGACGGCGTTAGCCATCATCCAGACGAGCATGTCGTGGATGGCGCGATGTTGTCGGGCATCCTGACGCTCGAGCGGTTTTTGCGACAATTTCAGCAAGCTGATCCTGCCGCCCTGGAGTCAGCCAATCAGTCCCTACACAGCCGCAAGCCTTAA
- a CDS encoding DUF1028 domain-containing protein: MTFSILAQDLNTGAFGAAAATGSLCVGGWVLRGDSRAGLSASQGAAPSPMWGEDVLDRMRAGEDAKAALDAVVGVDSGREWRQLAALDRRGGTACHTGEQNTPWRGSLIAPGLVVSGNLLTGPEVLEALRNTHLNAAGTLAERLLAALTAAEAAGGDTRGLQSAALLVLSDDAPPLSLRVDWSEEPITALHNLYRRSQTGDYAAWLPSVPTRSDPERGYA; encoded by the coding sequence ATGACCTTCTCGATTCTTGCACAAGATTTGAACACGGGCGCATTCGGAGCAGCCGCGGCGACAGGATCTCTCTGCGTCGGCGGCTGGGTCCTGCGGGGTGATTCGCGCGCTGGATTGTCCGCTTCGCAAGGCGCGGCACCCTCGCCGATGTGGGGCGAGGACGTGCTGGACCGGATGCGAGCAGGCGAAGATGCGAAGGCCGCGCTGGATGCGGTGGTCGGGGTCGATAGTGGACGCGAATGGCGCCAACTCGCCGCCCTAGATCGACGGGGCGGCACGGCTTGCCACACGGGGGAACAAAACACGCCATGGCGCGGATCGCTGATTGCGCCGGGCCTTGTTGTGTCGGGCAACCTTCTGACTGGACCCGAGGTTTTGGAGGCGCTGCGAAACACCCATCTTAACGCGGCTGGTACGCTAGCTGAGCGTTTACTGGCTGCATTAACTGCGGCGGAAGCCGCTGGCGGAGACACACGCGGTCTGCAATCCGCAGCACTCCTAGTCTTGTCTGATGACGCCCCACCACTGAGCTTGCGGGTTGACTGGTCGGAAGAACCGATCACCGCCCTGCATAACCTGTACAGACGCAGCCAGACCGGGGATTACGCGGCATGGTTACCCAGCGTTCCGACCCGCAGCGATCCAGAGCGTGGCTATGCCTGA